A region of Lycium barbarum isolate Lr01 chromosome 3, ASM1917538v2, whole genome shotgun sequence DNA encodes the following proteins:
- the LOC132632372 gene encoding putative D-cysteine desulfhydrase 1, mitochondrial, which yields MLSCQWSSFTRVSSFPSQQEQFNKALKLSKQCCCLTKSSMDSLPFQFLTKKTYKPPTWASHLSPMPSHTFSLGHFPTPIHKWNLPNLPKDTEVWLKRDDLSGMQLSGNKVRKLEFLLADAVAQGADCIVTIGGIQSNHCRATAVAAKYLNLDCYLILRTSKLLVDKDPGLTGNLLVERLVGAHIDLVSKEEYAKVGSEALTKLLKEKLLNEGRKPYVIPVGGSNSLGTWGYIEAIREVEQQLQHSSSEWKFDDIVVACGSGGTVAGLSIASMLSGLKAKVNAFCVCDDPDYFYEYVQGLLDGINAGVSSRDIVSIENAKGLGYAMSTADELKFVKQVAEATGVILDPVYSGKAAYGMMKEMNENPRKWEGRKILFIHTGGLLGLYDKGDEIASLMGKWRKMDINESIPRQDGIGKMF from the exons ATGTTGAGTTGCCAATGGAGTAGCTTCACTAGAGTATCATCATTTCCTTCGCAACAAGAGCAATTCAATAAGGCGTTAAAATTGAGCAAACAGTGTTGTTGCCTTACCAAATCATCAATGGATTCATTGCCCTTTCAGTTTCTCACAAAGAAGACTTACAAGCCTCCTACATGGGCCTCTCATCTTAGCCCAATGCCCTCTCATACCTTTTCACTTGGACAT TTTCCGACTCCAATTCACAAGTGGAACCTGCCTAATTTACCCAAGGACACTGAGGTTTGGTTAAAG CGTGATGATCTGTCAGGAATGCAATTGAGTGGAAACAAGGTCAGAAAGCTGGAGTTCTTGTTGGCAGATGCTGTGGCACAGGGGGCTGATTGCATAGTGACTATAGGTGGCATACAAAGTAATCATTGTCGTGCTACTGCTGTCGCTGCCAAGTACTTAAACCTTGATTGTTATCTCATATTACGCACTTCGAAG CTACTTGTGGATAAAGATCCTGGATTAACAGGGAATCTCCTTGTTGAACGTTTAGTTGGAGCACACATTGATCTTGTTTCAAAAGAAGAATATGCAAAAGTTGGCAGTGAG GCTCTCACCAAATTATTGAAAGAAAAGCTGTTAAATGAAGGGAGAAAGCCGTATGTCATCCCTGTTGGTGGATCAAATTCTCTAGGAACCTG GGGCTATATTGAGGCAATCAGGGAAGTTGAGCAACAGCTTCAGCACTCGAGCAGTGAATGGAAATTCGATGACATTGTTGTAGCTTGTGGCAG TGGGGGTACAGTGGCCGGTTTGTCAATTGCATCCATGCTCAGTGGCCTGAAAGCAAAA GTTAATGCATTTTGTGTTTGTGATGATCCGGATTATTTTTATGAATATGTTCAAGGCCTACTTGATGGAATTAATGCAGGGGTTAGCTCCCGTGATATTGTTAGCATCGAAAAT GCGAAAGGCCTTGGGTATGCTATGAGCACCGCTGATGAGCTTAAATTTGTGAAGCAAGTTGCTGAAGCCACCGGTGTTATTCTTGACCCGGTCTACAG TGGTAAAGCAGCTTATGGAATGATGAAAGAGATGAACGAGAATCCAAGAAAGTGGGAGGGAAGAAAGATTCTCTTCATACACACAGGTGGGCTACTAGGTTTGTATGACAAAGGTGATGAAATAGCTTCATTAATGGGCAAATGGCGTAAGATGGATATCAATGAATCTATTCCTAGACAAGACGGCATCGGCAAAATGTTCTGA